TGTGCTTCGACCGGTCACCGGGCGCGAGGAAGCTCCTCGACGAGCTTGCCGTCTACTACCCAGCCATGACCTGTGGCCATGGTGACCCTTTGCTGCAGATGCAGGTGACCGAGTTCCCGTGCGGTGCCTTCGTCCTCGGCGTGCGCGGCGGGCTTTCTGTGCAATGGGAAGGGTGGGGTCAGTGTGTGCTCGGCCTTGGTCAGGGAGGAGCATGCTAACGCTTTCCTTGCCGAGTTAGCCCAGTTTTTGTGAGATGTAACTTTCTGCCGTGTCTTTTAAGCTTCTAGTGTTTGTTTGGATGCTTATATGTTTTCCTTATCTTTTAATTTATTTACCGGAGCTGCGCTTTACTGAGATGTTtggattttgaaaaaaatgtggATTTCAACATTTTTGTGTTGTGAGGTGAAATTTGCCAAACCATAAGAGTGTCTTCAGTGAATCTCTCCCAAGACTCTTAGAATTAACTTATAGACTAAAATGAAATGCTAAGGTGTTATATGTGCAAGTGTGAATATTAAGAGTGTCTTGGATTGTTGCGTgggatttgtatttgaattggaATTACAAACCATTAACTTTTACACCCCAACGGTTGCAACATACCAAATCATCCGTACAACATTCCATCCTAGTTTCCAGTAAAAAAAATCCGGGATTGAAATTACCTGGACAGAGGAAGCGGCCTCAAGCTCACTGCTTTCTGACTGATTTCTGCTCCATGAGCTCTCAGGGCCCTATATTCGTGCACCGCCGACGCAGCTCACTGCTTTCTGCGATCCGTGAGCTGCTGGGGTGCGAGCAGCTAGAGTCACGGATCTGCGCTCCGCAAGCCGTTGGGAGTCCTCGCTCGGGAAGAACAGATTAGAGATGCAATCGAGATGAGACGCACGTGAGAGAGGAATATATAAGCAGGGAAGCAAGGGAGCAGTGGAGTGGATACAAACAATACGGTTCGGACGGTGGGCTAGAAGCATTTCcgtttatttatatatatatatatatatgcctcGTTATTTGAATTTTATGCAAGCTTGTTGTGGTGAATTACTGTAGCCCCATCTCCATGTGACCTccaatttaatatttttatttcacGAATTTTATGATATTTGGTGAACTATTTCCGTTGGTTAAGTTCTTTTTTGGGGGAACCTATCCATTTGGATTGGAGACATCTAAGCTACTCAGCACAACACGCATGCTCGCATTTTTCTAGGAATTAAGGAtactatttttttcataattaGACGACGTGCACATAAAAAATGAATAAGGCGCCTGTGGTGACTGTCAATCACAACATTATTTGCTGGTCCAGTCTCCTAGTGGTGTTTGCCTAGTAGGGTGTGCGCATATATTGATACGGTGATCAGTATCGTGCGTCTATGTGGCCTCCTATGCTCGTGTTTAAATTTTTGAGGTATTTTGATGTAGATCGAAGCATTCATATTATCTTCCTCATTCATCCAATCTTCCTTCCCTTCTCATATATAGGATTAACTCTGATTCAGAACAGATTGATTGAATATCATTTGGGGTGAAATTCCCTTTTAGGGCTAGTTTTGTCACACTCCAAAATTTCAATTTTGGATTGCGAatagaaaacataaataaactAAATGATTTTGTGTTTTCCTCAAATTTTCCAACCTTTAAGTGGTTTGTTGTTCATTTAAATAGagaatatgattttttaaaaaaaacagttAATCAAATTGATATGGGATGTTGCATCCATGCTGACTGCATAATATTTTTGATGAAAAAtgaattataaattattttaaatacGATTAGGTTTTCAGTCCGTCAAAATATTAGTTGTAAGTCCTAAATCATTTCTTTAACCTCTTGTAGCGCCACTCCTTTGAGTTCTTGTTTAATCcatctatttatttatttatttattcccTGCCTTTATCCCTCATTTAATTTCTTTAGTTTTTCTGTACCTTTCTATCTCCTTTGTTTTCTGGTTGAGCTCACCTTTTATTCTCTTTTTTCCTGGCCGATCCAAGTTTAATTTTGTACCCTTTTTCCTATAGTATCACGCAATGTTGATTCTGCGCGCGACGCGATAGCCCAGCGATCGACGCATCCTCGTTTCGTTTTCACGTGTGCGGGCCCACGGAAAGTTGACTCTCTCCCACGTTCTCTCTCCTTTCCTTTTCACGTGTGCGGGCCCACGGAAAGTTGACTCTCTCCCACGTTCTCTCACCGCGGTGCATGCAACTCTGACTCTACATgcacattattttttttattattttttttgtgaaGAAAACAGGCCATCATTGGATGCGCATGGTGATGAATGGTGATTTTGTTTTTGGCCATCCCGGAAAGCGACAGGGTCAGGGTCAGCACGCGGTGCGCGTGCATGATGCGTTCCCGTCTCCTCGTGACAATCATGATTACACTGAGTGAAGCGCAGTACAGAGTAGGTGGGATGCTGCAACCGTTGGCCTATAAAATATGCTGTCGCCGACAAAGAAGTGAACCAAGGATTCATGGATCTCAGCGCCGTTTGCCTCGATACCCAGCACCGTTTCCTCGTTCCCACGAACGTCGCGTTAATTTTGCATCAAGGCATGCAGGAGAGGGTCCTCGCCGCGCACAAATTTGCAACCGCCAAACTTGCTAAACTTGCTGATCTGGATCCACCCAACTAAATTTAGTTGgctaaaataattaaaatttgATGCCTCTTTTCTAGCTAGCTAAAGATCatctagctaaattttagccggaggtgtttggatccaccagctAAAGGAGTTATTTATCTATCTTACTCCTCCCACCACCTCTCACCTATCTTCTCTCTCCCTTGTCCTCTCCTCTTCCACGCCTCCACCAGCATCTCTTCCAGCTCGCTGGTGGATGGGAGGCACAGGGAGGGGCGGCGTAGCTCGTCGgcggaggaaggaaggaaggggggCAGCACAGCTCGTCGacggaggaaggaagggagggggcggcgtagCTCGTCAGCGGATGGGAGGCACAGGGAGGGGCGACGTAGCTTGTCAGGaagggggaggaaggggaggagcagTGCAGCTCGCTGACGGAGGAAGGAAGGGGAGGGCGGCGACAGACCGTCGGTGGGGGCGACGGACTGGCGCCCGAGgaccggcggtggtggtgacggACCGGCGTGCAGGGAACGAGGGGTGTAGGGGCGTGGGAGGGGATCGATGGAGGATTTAACGAGAGGGGAATTTTGGTCTTTACTGCTTTAGCTGGGTTCAACCAGCTAAAGCAATCTTTagccagctaaagtttagctggtgAGTTAGATGGCTTAAATCAGTCTCAATAGAAGGTTTCATAcgagtttcatgagcattaaattcTATGCCACAACAACAATTTTATTGACTTGACAAGGTCACCATGAAGAGAGAGGAGACGGTGTTTCATAagatgagagaggagtttcatgCTCATAACGGTCACCGGGTACAATTATCAAGTTCCCAATCTTAATAACTGTGCAATGAAATTGCGCAACAAAACTGGCCTTAAATTCCTCCATAAAACCCTTGTGACTCGTTAATGTGCGTTATTATATAAATGTAAGGACTTATGAGTTTCAAAATTGATCAGCACAAATGTGTAATGACTCCTGGCCTAGTCCAGCAGCATAGATGGGATTTAATGTTGTCATTTCTGGCAACGGTTCCATGGATAGGCAGGATATCTGGCTAAAGGAGTACTACATTCAGCTCATTCCATCCTAAAATTATATAAGTTCTCACATGGGACTATATAGGAGTCGTATGTTTTAAATATATGACTATTCGTTTGACTATTCATTGTTTCTATAAATATTTATGCAAATAGTTAAGTCTAAAGTACTTCTGATAACTAATAGACGTAGTGATACTTATTTTACTTTATTGAAATTATTAATAACTAGATATTGTTTGTTAAAGTAGGAGGGAAAAATTAAATGTGCCGTATATTAGGAACGAAGCAAATGAAATTAGTTTTCCTAGTAGTTGGCTTGTTGTAATATGTAGTGACAAAATAAACTTAATTTAGAGTTGCCAGCAAGTAGGTAGGGCCTGTCCCTCTCTCTATCTATATATATTCTCACGCACTCGGAGCTATGGAACGCAAGCCTACACTAAAGCAAGTTACATTCTAGAAGCTGGGTATGCCAATGGTGCTTAGGGCTAACTGTTATTAGCCATGGGCAGCACTGGGTATGCCAATGgtgccggcgtcgtcgtcgacgacgacgacgcgactTGCCTGCACGCACAAACGCTGGTGTACGCCTACAACGTCACCATGGCCGTCCACGCGGCAGTGAAGCTCGGCCTCATCGACGCGCTCGGCGCGGCCGACGGCCGTGCCCTGaccgccgacgagctcgccgcGAAGGTTGTCAAGGCGGAGGACAAGGCCGAGTCGGCCGCCTTGATCGGCCGCATCCTCAGGTTCCTCGCGTCCTTCGACGTCGTGAGGTGCTCTGCCGAGAAAGGTCCCGACGGTGCCGTCCTCTGGCGGtactcgccggcgccggcgtgccgGTGGCTCACCATGAACAACGGCGAGGGCTCGCTTGGCCCCATGGCCGTGTTCGACGTCGACGAGGACATCTTCTCGTCCTGGTATGAATGTTCTAATTTTATACTATTACATGACTACAAACTACAAAGTATGCCTTTGTCAATAAAACTTATATATTATTGGTACATATAACATGCATGAAGGCATCACATAGCGGACgcagtggccggcggcggcaagaagacGCCGTTCCAGATAGCCCACGGGGGGACGCCGTTGTACGACTACTTCGGGAAGAACCCGCGTCTGAGCACGCTCTTCGACCAGGCCATGGCTCATCACTCATTGCTGGTGATCAGGAAGCTGCTCGAGCACCCGAAGGTGTTCGACGGCGTTGGGGTGATCGTGGACGTTGGTGGGGGCACCGGAGCAACCCTAGCGTTGATCAGGGGCCGGTACAAGCACATCAAGGGCATCAACATGGATCTTGCTCATGTCATCTCTGAGGCTCCGTCTCTTGAAGGTATAGCTCCAGTTCAGAAATTGTGGCAAGAGTACGTGGGGTTGTGTGTATGTGCTtagtgtttcttttttcttttttcttatctGACAGGAGTGGAGCATGTGGCTGGGGATATGTTTGAAAGCGTACCCTCTGGAGACGCAGTTTTGATGAAGGTATGTTGAACACTGTTAGATTTCATGAAGTTTCCCCAGGGTTTTTAGACTACAGTATGGAATGTTTTTTAGACTACAAGCTAAACAGATCACCAGGATTTATTACACCTGATTAGTGCATGCGATTGTGCAGTGGATGCTCAACATGCAGAGCGACGAGGAGTGCATGATGATCTTGAAGAACTGCTACAAAGCTCTCCCGGATAACGGGAAGGTGATCGTCATTCAGAGCGTCCTGCCGGAGACCCCGGAGTCGACTCCGGCTTCCCGGGACTCGTTCACCATGGATATGATCATTCTTGTAAACTttaagggagggaaggagaggacgGAGCAGGCGTACGCCAAGCTTGGCAGGGATGCTGGATTTACTGGTGGCTTCCAGTCGACCTACATCTTCTGCAACATTTACGCTCTTGAGTTTACCAAGTAGGGACATGCACTACGTTTTTACCAGTTGTTGTGTTGAACAAGAGCTCGTGAGCTTTCCAATAAACCATGCGTCTTCTTGGTGATAATGCCATTGAGGGCTTCATGAGTACGATTTGTACCTCCTTTAATTTCTGTATTCGCACTGTTGAATAACCTGTTGAATAAAGTAAAGAGAGTCCTCCCTGAAGATCCGACTGTACATTTTGGTTGATCCTTTTTATTACATTGCATGCCATGTATATCTCACTATCATGGCTTATGAACTCAAAGTAAATTTACTCACACTCTACAAATTCCACTAATATCTGTAATACAAATTTGTGATCATCATTTCTAGAATGTCGTACAAAGATAACAAAAATAACAACACAATTCAGGCAATCAAAGATAGCAtcgagaaaagaagaaagaaaagaatatgATGAATCCATTGTATACTCCAACGGGTCACTAGACCAAAAATGGGTCCGTACTCCGTACAACTGGTTAGAAAAAGAAGTTTACGAACGGGTTTCATGGAGTCTGTACAAAATCTGTATCTGTATGTGTGTGTATGTACTTTAAAAAACTACAAATAGGTATAAGAGACACAAACTCTATATACTCCGCATAAACATTACCCATGGAAACTCTGCATAGACACATTAGCATACGCGCTACTCCGATGccttcatttcaaattttagGTCGTTTTAGGTTTTCTAAGTTTATAAAATTTGCTATGAATTTAGCATGGGTACATCTAAATACTTAGCAAGTACtataaattttaaaatattaaaataatctataatttgggatggagaaaATAGCTGCGAAATTTGGTCAAGCCCACCTTGCTAGGTAGAATAAATAAGCTGTACCCCATCCATTTGGTATTATTTGATGTTTCCAACAGCTCAAGGTAGCTAATCTCAAATTGACAAGTCCAGTTTGCAACAAGGACGCGACCCTTCGCCtatagcttccttaccatctcacctacatagcacatctgactaagtagaggatacaatcattttATAGTAACTCGtaggggatcctttagtcccggttggtaacacatCTGACTAAGTAGGGTTGCGTGTGTGTTCATTTGGGCGAGTGTGCGTGTGTGTTTGTGAGCGTTTGCGTCTGTACTGTGTGATTCGAAAAGAAAATACCAAAAGGAATAAAGTCTACATCACCAAATATAAACAAAGTCGCCAATAAAGtcgcaaattagggggttattttaaatattatttataatggcataagtgggtaattttgatgaagattagggggttactttagtttattttatataatggcagaggtgggtaatttatatatagatttagggggttactttaggctattttcataatggtataggttggtaattttttagaaaatataatagatccaatgactatgatgatttgaatctatcgattgatggtcggatgttttgcttttcaGTGAGAATTTCTGggatttctcttttttactACATTGTTCActtaggaatcctaggtggcttcatctggaggcttcaaaaagagccttcaattagtaatagtaagattgcaATATCAAACCACATAGTTACAAACCATTAATTTTGACACCCCAACGGTTGCAACATACCAAATCATTCGTACAACATTCCATCCTAGTTTCCAGTAAAAAAATCTTTGCTATAGATTGAAATACCTGGACAGAAGGTCTCAAGCCGATGGCATTGCCTCTTGATTTCTCTTACCTCCACACGCAGGCGTCATTGCAGCTCCTTGCCTTTGTTCGccatcggcgaggcgtcttatCCCCTTCACTAGCTCTCAGGGCCCTATATTCGTGCACCGCCGACGCAGCTCACTGCTTTCTGCTCCGTGAGCTGCTGGGGTGCGAGCTGCTAGAGTCACGGATCCTTCTATTCTCTTTTTCCTGGCCGATCCAAGTTTAATTTTCTACCCTTTTTCCTATAAGTACCACGCAATGTTGATTCTGCGCGCGACGCGATAGCCCAGCGATCGACGCATCCTCCTTTCCTTTTCACGTGTGCGCGCcggcactacgggaaagctaaaaattgccgagtgtattttttttgccgagtgtttttttcgagcactcggcaaacaagctctttgccgatcgcaaagaatttttttttatttttaaaaaaatctttgccgagtgtccagatcaggacactcggcaaatcccgCAAAAAATATCTACCAGCCCGTCCCGGCCCCCTACCCCAGCACCCTACTCCCCACCC
This genomic window from Setaria viridis chromosome 8, Setaria_viridis_v4.0, whole genome shotgun sequence contains:
- the LOC117833937 gene encoding 3-aminomethylindole N-methyltransferase, with product MGSTGYANGAGVVVDDDDATCLHAQTLVYAYNVTMAVHAAVKLGLIDALGAADGRALTADELAAKVVKAEDKAESAALIGRILRFLASFDVVRCSAEKGPDGAVLWRYSPAPACRWLTMNNGEGSLGPMAVFDVDEDIFSSWHHIADAVAGGGKKTPFQIAHGGTPLYDYFGKNPRLSTLFDQAMAHHSLLVIRKLLEHPKVFDGVGVIVDVGGGTGATLALIRGRYKHIKGINMDLAHVISEAPSLEGVEHVAGDMFESVPSGDAVLMKWMLNMQSDEECMMILKNCYKALPDNGKVIVIQSVLPETPESTPASRDSFTMDMIILVNFKGGKERTEQAYAKLGRDAGFTGGFQSTYIFCNIYALEFTK